A single region of the Aeromicrobium chenweiae genome encodes:
- a CDS encoding Rossmann-like and DUF2520 domain-containing protein — MLRPTMGIVGAGRVGSVLASRFRAAGYPIAGVSGRSEASLLRISTLLPGVDVLTPVEIARASDVLVLAVPDDALIAVAEELAASGAVRPGQYVLHTSGRHGLDALAALTRLGARPIAFHPAMTFSGTSVDFDGAPVFGLTAGEAERPLAEELVAALGGVPMWVAESDRALYHAALAHGANHLVTLVAQSMDLLRGAGAEDPAAVLRPLLTAALDNVLAYGDAALTGPVVRGDITTIRAHVDALAAAHVDDATVDAYLELARATARRAEADHRLAPATAGTIRQVLDEADWDAMAHIASGI; from the coding sequence ATGCTGCGTCCCACCATGGGCATCGTCGGAGCAGGCCGAGTCGGCTCCGTCCTCGCGTCCCGCTTCCGCGCCGCCGGCTACCCGATCGCCGGCGTCAGCGGCCGCTCGGAGGCCTCGCTGCTGCGCATCAGCACGCTGCTGCCGGGCGTCGACGTCCTCACCCCGGTCGAGATCGCGAGGGCCAGCGACGTCCTCGTCCTCGCCGTCCCGGACGATGCGCTCATCGCGGTCGCGGAGGAGCTCGCGGCGTCCGGCGCCGTCCGCCCCGGCCAGTACGTCCTGCACACGAGTGGGCGCCACGGGCTCGACGCGCTGGCCGCGCTGACCCGCCTGGGTGCGCGGCCGATCGCGTTCCACCCCGCCATGACCTTCTCGGGCACCTCGGTCGACTTCGACGGCGCCCCGGTCTTCGGACTGACGGCCGGCGAGGCCGAGCGGCCGCTCGCCGAGGAGCTCGTCGCCGCCCTCGGCGGCGTCCCGATGTGGGTGGCCGAGTCCGACCGCGCGCTCTACCACGCAGCCCTCGCCCACGGCGCGAACCACCTGGTGACCCTCGTGGCCCAGTCGATGGACCTGCTGCGCGGCGCGGGCGCCGAGGACCCGGCCGCGGTGCTGCGGCCGCTGCTGACCGCGGCGCTCGACAACGTCCTGGCGTACGGCGACGCGGCCCTGACCGGGCCGGTCGTGCGCGGGGACATCACGACGATCCGCGCCCACGTCGACGCCCTCGCGGCGGCGCACGTGGACGACGCCACCGTCGATGCGTACCTCGAGCTCGCCCGGGCCACCGCGCGCCGGGCCGAGGCCGATCACCGCCTCGCGCCCGCGACCGCGGGCACGATCCGCCAGGTCCTGGACGAGGCGGACTGGGACGCGATGGCGCACATCGCGTCCGGGATCTGA